Part of the Panicum virgatum strain AP13 chromosome 4N, P.virgatum_v5, whole genome shotgun sequence genome is shown below.
CTGTCTTGTGCGGTTCGTAAAAAAAAAGCTAAAATAACTAATAATATGGAATGGTGGGAGTATATAAGAATCTTGACGGAAGGAGGTAGCAAGAGACCTCTAATGGAAAATGTTTCAACATGATAAAATAAGTATGAAAAAATATTGCGATTTTATATCACCAGTAACTACAGTCTTCATGATCTTAAATATCATATCGTTTTGAGGCACACATTCATATACATAAACATCAATTTTACATAATATTGTCAAATCAAGCATAAACAAACAACATCAAAACACATTTTCAAGCTCATGGTTCAAAGTAAAGGAAGCGAGTTTAGATCCTGAGACCTAAGTTCGCCGCAACTATCTTTCAAACCGTTTTGCATATGATATATCTAAGATATTCTCGCACGCTTGCAATAATTATAAATTGCTGTGACCAACTCCCATCATATATATACGTGTGCGGATGGGTGCGGATTTTATCGGTCGAATTTTAGAACCGACGGATGTGGGTGTGGGTCCAATATTCCACACGTGAATGCACCCGCACCCATCCGAAAACCAGAGGTGTCCCGGCTAAGCCGGGGGCCTGTGCGAAATATTAAGATGGAGCTCTAACGGCAGCGACGTCTAGAATGCTGAGTGCCGTGGCCATCTAAGAGTGGCTGCGTGGTCCGTGGGCGCCTCACGACTTGCATCTGACACCGCGACCGTCAGGTGCGAGTCCGTTCCACCTCCGCGAGGCGCGAGCGTCGACAGGAGACGAAGCGGCGTCAGTCTTGCCTTCGGTGTTGGTGAACGATTCgggtcgccgcggccgccgagcgGAAGGCCATGCTTCGGGCGATCGATAATCGCGAATACGATGTATGACTTCTAGGTGCAATTTGGACCTCGTTTTACTACGAATTGGACTGCAAATTAATAAAATCAAGGTTTTTTATAGTACTATACATAAGGTATACTTCATATTTTGGGGGGCTTTCAAatttgggggccctgtgcggcCGCACGGACCTAGGGACGCCCCTGCCGTAAACAAAGAAACCCCAGCCCAGCCTGTTTAGATAAGGCCCAGTCAACTACCCTAACTATAAATGAGCACATAAACTTATGAATTTATTGTTAGTTTGTCCTTATTACTTTGAACTTATGGATTTATTGTTAGTTTTCCCTTATTACGTATAGAAATGTGCTGTTTAACTGTTTAAATTGATGGATTGTGCATTTTTATTATATCTGTTGCCACAACCGCGGACACCCGAAACCCGCGGGTTTTTCTGCGGCGGGTTTTCgccaaacccgcacccgcatccACGGGTGCCATCCCTAGCCTTGGAGTTTAGTTCTTGAGTTCTGATTTGAATAAATACTTCACCATTTATGCTCACAAGTAGAGCTTCCAATCTCAAGTATAGGAAAAAACTCAATTAGTATTTCGTACTACAACTAACTGCCCACGAACTCTAAACCATGGCAAAGAGTATGCACATCATCTCTAGCACATCTGGAATTTTTTTAGCTTTATTGAAATGCATTTGAACTTAATACTTCCTCCTGACAAGCTCGATTGTCTTGTAGCTATACAATCCCATATCTTATTCAAATCAATTTGAAAAAGCCCTGGCAAGCAACTATCAAAGCGTGCTTTTGATTTGAACCCATTTTATGTGCTCGTAAATGACAAGTTAAACCGGACCCGGCGTAGAGCCGGACCAGCACCAAACAGTGGGTGGTGGTCAAATGTGCCTACAAGCCTAGCCCCGTCCCGTCGCGATTAACCCTGATCTTAACATAAATCCAAAAATCTCCTCCCGTCCCGTCCCTTCCCcgggtgttttttttttaacccGCCTCTTAACAGCCAGCAAGACAACCGCAACCGCAGCTGCCACTGGTAGAGCAACACGCGCAGCGACgcggggcggaggagcggcgccggagCTAGGGTTTCCGCTCCGATCCGGCGGGGCCGGGGAGCGGGGGCGGAACCGGCCGTGCGCGGGAGGCGGGTGCGTCGGTGTCCCCGGGAGGGCCGGCGGGCGCGAGGCGGGCCGGGGGATctggggcgcggcgcgggggtgCGCTCAGATCTGGGatggccgacggcggcgaggacgggaATGCGGCGCTGCACAGGGCCCCGTCCCGGCGGCGGGGACCCGTGCGGGCCAGCCTCGACGCCGACGAGTTCCTCGCGCTGATACACGGCTCGGATCCCGTCAGGGTCGAGCTCACCCGCCTCGAGAACGAGCTGAGGGGTCGGTTTGATGACCTCTCGCCTCATTTCGTGCTTTGCTGTTCCCCTTATTGCAGCGGCTTATACGGGTTTTGTTTTGGAAGGGAGGCTTGATTTTTTGtacggttttttttttttgctactgTCAGATAAGGAgagggagctcggggaggcGCAGGTGGAGATACGCGCCCTGCGGCTGTCGGAGAGGGCGCGGGAGAAGGCCGTCGAGGAGGTAAGCCCCAACTGTCACATTCTATCGTGCTACCATGCCGATTATGTAGTCTTCAATCCCTTGAGTGATAGAAAAAAAAGCCCCCCGAAAAGGAATTGTGTGtgagaaagaagaggaggaatCATCTGTTTCTATTTTTGGGATGCCCATTGCCTCGGGATTGCACCACCAAGTGATGTTGATTGCGGGAAATAGCCAACTGTGGTGGACGTATGAGCTAGGTTTGACCAGTCCTTGggataagaaaagaaaaacggATGTAAGAATAAAGCTAGGTGTGGCCAATTATAGTTTTAATCCAAAGAACTGGATTCGCTAGGAATTTAGCAACAGTGAAGAACTTTGGCTCTTGAGCTAGCTTATGTGACTGACTGCGAGGGGTATGACAGCCCCCGGGCATTTTGCTAAGAAGATCTTCTCATgcaggacctgaggagtgcgAGCCACCTAACCAATTCAGCTAGGGGCCCGTTTGCAGGCTAGAAGTGTCTTTTCAATCTCAAGGCATTGATGTGTTTATATCCATCCtcccaatttttttcttttcttctgctATTAGGTTCTGAAAACTTGTTGCATCAAGATCTAATGCTCTCATGGTTGCCCAAAAGTAAACTTGCTACGAAAATTCATGAATTAATTTGTTCCCAAACAATGTTGTGTCAAGGTTAAAtatgttttcttcttttcccGACAGTCTGGAACTTATTTGTTGTGTGCAGCATTGTCTTTTATTTATGTGACCTTGGTAACCTTTTTGGAACTCATAGGCTGTTTGGTTTGAAGCAAAATTTGGCCCAACAAGCTGCACTATAGTTTTTCACCAATAAACCCATGGGTTGTCCAATTTTTAGCACGAAAATAATTAAAGTTTCACCTGGCAAGGGAATGTTTTAGAAATTTTATGTTAAACCAAATGCTTGCCAAATCTGGCCAAAGCTATCCAATTCTGTTAAGGAAAAAAAACACTGGCAGAGAATCCTCGTTGGCCCATGGTACAAAGACCCAATGCTTGTATGATTGCATTGTTACAACTCATAACCACTTTCTTCTAAGAGTTTTTTAAGATTCTACTATGGTTTATTTAGCTTCAGATTTCCACATTCCTGTTCTGAGCTCATACTTTTTTTTTACCATCCTGCTATCAAGAGAACACCTGGGCTTGTATATATTCTACTGCATCATCATATTTCTAAGATATTCTTAGATCCCCAATATATTTCGTGGACCTTGGTTTCCCTTGGTCTGTGATTCCAGCAAGCCTAATCAAAATTTAGCATTTGTTCAGGTAACCCTTCACAGTAATACCAATCCAAGGTTTAAAACCCAAATGCTTGTAGGCTGTATTTGCAATTTATTCTGTTGCACCCTGTTATTAATTTATTAACCAAATGGCTCTCATAAATTGGTCCCTGAGCTTCAACTGGAACGCTAAAGTTGTCTTTAACACCAGAATGGTCTTTTGCAGGGGGCTCGAGGAGTTTCTTACCTCCTCGCCCTAGCAGCTATGGCTACTTAATGGTTCTGGTCTAGTGTTCTGGTCATGCATTTCTTTTTTGTAAGAGTCTCTAAACTTGTTTTAGGGTGGGTTGCAGGCCCTTTATATCTGTAACATCTTGGGATCTTTTCCCCttctcttcttaatatattgatgcgcagctctcctgcgcgttcgagaaaaaaaatctttaacACCAGAATGGTTACCTCTTTATGTTCAATGCTGATAAATTCAATCAGAAGTGCTTTCTCCTTGGCATGTAATTTGCTGCTGTCATGCCAAAGAAAGTTAACTGTATGCTTCTCAGGTGTGCTGTTCGCAATTATTAATATTTAATAGTTTGGCTTAGTTATCTTATTGCACAAGGTTGCTTTTGTGGGAGGTAACAAACAAAAACTTGGTGAAAATAACTCCCTTTTGTTTCACTGTTTCATGAAAGAAATACATAGCTGAATTACTGGTTATATGTATTCTTTTGTTGGTAACAAACAAAAACTTGGGTGGAAATAACTGCATTTTGTTTCTAATACGATTGTATTTTGGTGGCAGCTAACAGATGAATTGCAGAAGATGGACGAGAAACTCAAGCTGACAGAATCTCTCCTAGAAAGCAAAGTATCTATTTAACGGCTTGTGCTTACTTTTTGCTTGCTCCCTCTCTTCATCGTGCTTaacaaagtaaaaaaaattacagaatcTTGAAGTTAAAAGGATAAATGATGAGAAAAAGGCTGCATTGGCTGCTCAGTTTGCAGCAGAAGCAACTTTGCGAAGAGTACATGCAGCCCAAAAGGATGATGACATGCCGCCAATTGAAGCCATTCTTGCTCCACTTGAAGCTGAACTAAAGCTTTCTCGGCAGGAGGTAATACCAAGTCTTGTATACCCACTTGTTCTTTTATTTGTGTTGTGCAGATGTCTTTCTAGGTTTCCATTATACTTGATAACTATTTCACCACTTCGGTCCAGTCACCATCGAATTACCCGTCAATTTTTCATGTATTTGATGCGGGCAAAGTATATGACAAGTTACCTTGTTTTCAGATTTCAAATCTCCAGGATGACAACAGAGCATTGGATCGTCTAACAAAACAAAAGGAGGCAGCGCTGCTAGAAGCAGAGAGGACTGTGCAAATTGCTATGGCAAAAGCTGCTATGGTTGATGATTTGCAAAACAAGAACCAAGAGTTGATCAAGCAAATTGAGATATGCCATGTAAGTGGGTGCATGCAGTTTATTCATGTCATGAAAAAAGAATAAGTTGGTCATTCCAatcaaattgtttttttttgcttaaTCGATTAATTTTCATtgctttgctttagtgatggatgagatcacaagggatatacaaggtgagatcccttggtgtatgctctttgctgatgatgtggtgctagttgacgagagtagggcaggggttaatacgaagttagagctgtggagacgcacgttagagtcgaaagggttcagacttagtaggaccaagaccgagtacatgatgtgcgatttcagcagcgactaggcatgaggggggagacgttagtctagatgggcaagtggtggtccagaaggatacgttTCGGAATCTTGAAGTTAAAAGGATAAATGATGAGAAAAAGGCTGCATTGGCTGCTCAGTTTGCAGCAGAAGCAACTTTGCGAAGAGTACATGCAGCCCAAAAGGATGATGACATGCCGCCAATTGAAGCCATTCTTGCTCCACTTGAAGCTGAACTAAAGCTTTCTCGGCAGGAGGTAATACCAAGTCTTGTATACCCACTTGTTCTTTTATTTGTGTTGTGCAGATGTCTTTCTAGGTTTCCATTATACTTGATAACTATTTCACTTCGGTCCAGTCACCATCGAATTACCCGTCAATTTTTCATGTATTTGATGCGGGCAAAGATATGACAAGTTACCTTGTTTTCAGATTTCAAAGCTCCAGGATGACAACAGAGCATTGGATCgtctaacaaaaaaaaaggaggcaGCGCTGCTAGAAGCAGAGAGGACTGTGCAAATTGCTATGGCAAAAGCTGCTATGGTTGATGATTTGCAAAACAAGAACCAAGAGTTGATCAagccttgaacttatttctttcgggtttcatctctagcctaccccaacttgcttggaaaaaaaggctatgttgttgtgtTGTTGTTTGATTAATTTCATTGCATGGCAGGAAGAAAATAAGATCTTGGACAAGTTGCATCGTCAAAAGATTGCAGAAGTTGAAAAGCTTAGCCAGACTGTGAGAGATTTGGAAGAGGCTGTACTTCAAGGTGGTGTAAAAGCTAATGTCGTTCGAGATTACGAGCGCAGATTTCAAGAAATGAGTGTAATAATCTATCCTTAGTCTGGTTACATCTTTTGCCATAAAACCCTTATGAACACTTGATTCATGcttatttatgtttatgattTTGTTAGGAAGAAAAGAGAACACTTGACCGTGAACTTGCACGTGCTAAAGTTACAGCAAATAGGGTTGCTACTGTTGTTGCCAATGAGTGGAAAGATTCTAATGACAAAGTGATGCCAGTCAAACAGTGGCTTGAAGAACGTAGGTTCTTGCAGGTGTGATAGTTAAACTACAGCTTTTCTTTACAAATTTACTTTGTTGGCATGCAACTATGCAATTATATACTTGTTCTTTGGTGAAACTAAATGTAGCACCTCTTGGACAAGGTTCTTCTCTTGAGTTTCATGTGATATGTACCATCCTTTGATAATTTCTTGTTTCTACAGGGGGAAATGCAACAACTTCGTGATAAGCTTGCGGTTGCAGAACGTGCAGCACGATCTGAAGCTCAACTAAaggtgcataatttttttttgttacagtTGAGAAGGCTGGTTGTGTCCTGCTTGTTGCTTGCTTACTAGCTTTCTAGCTTGACTTATAGACAGAATCTGTTACAGCGTTTGTATTATAATGTATTCTAAGCTTTGTAAGTGAATTAGTTCAGATGAATAAGCTTCTGCATCTTTATTAACTCAGGAAAAATATCAGTTACGTCTGAAAGTATTAGAAGATGGACTAAGGGGGCTTCCAAGTGGCTCTAGTCGTCCACCTACCGAAGGGAAGAGCTTTAGCAATGGCCCTTCCCGCCGGTTATCACTTGGTGGAGCTGATAATATGTCTAAATTGTCACCAAATGGCCTGTTGTCGAGGAGGTTGCCATCTTTTCATTCAAGGTCATCTCTTTCATCAAGCAGCAGCTTGGTCCTAAAGCATGCTCAAGGCACTTCGAAGTCATTTGATGGAGGATCTAGGTCACTAGATAGGGGAAAGGTCCATGGGAATGGAGCTCATTTACTCAACAGATCTACAGACGCTGTTAGAGATAAGGAGAGTAACGACAGTTGGAAGGGGAATGCAGATGAGAGAGCTGATGAGAGCACAGACAGCAATGCAGATGAGAAAAGTAATGAAACCACAAATAACAACTCAAGTGAGACGGTCTCTGGTTTCCTGTATGATATGCTGCAAAAAGAGGTGATTTCTTTGAGAAAGTCATGCCATGAAAAGGATCAGAGTCTAAAAGATAAGGATGATGCTATTGAGGTGTGCAACTATTTCTTTTCTTAACTTTGCAGTTTAATGGATAGTAAGCTATATACTAGTTACTATGAAGTTTGCTTATCTATTGTTTCCCTGCAGTTTTTAACAAAGAAAGTAGACACCTTAAACAAAGCAATGGGAGTGGAGGCTAAAAAGGTGAGACGAGAGGTTGCAGCCATGGAGAAAGAAGTTGCAGCTATGCGTGCCAATAAAGAACAAGAAATTAGAGCCAACCGGCTTGGTACAAAAAACCCTGGAAGTTCACAGCTGCTTCCTGGAAGGTACATTTTTAGAAATGCTAAAGGTTTTTATGGAACTACGATTTTCTCATTATTGAAATGCTCAATTCTTCGGATATTGATTAATCACAAGTAGCTAATAGTTAGCCTAATATCTTGGAAGAAGTTGACCAGCAAGTATGCTATATATCATTTTCTCCACTACCCAtttgttatttattttattcCGGCG
Proteins encoded:
- the LOC120669577 gene encoding microtubule-associated protein 70-3-like is translated as MADGGEDGNAALHRAPSRRRGPVRASLDADEFLALIHGSDPVRVELTRLENELRDKERELGEAQVEIRALRLSERAREKAVEELTDELQKMDEKLKLTESLLESKNLEVKRINDEKKAALAAQFAAEATLRRVHAAQKDDDMPPIEAILAPLEAELKLSRQEISNLQDDNRALDRLTKQKEAALLEAERTVQIAMAKAAMVDDLQNKNQELIKQIEICHEENKILDKLHRQKIAEVEKLSQTVRDLEEAVLQGGVKANVVRDYERRFQEMSEEKRTLDRELARAKVTANRVATVVANEWKDSNDKVMPVKQWLEERRFLQGEMQQLRDKLAVAERAARSEAQLKEKYQLRLKVLEDGLRGLPSGSSRPPTEGKSFSNGPSRRLSLGGADNMSKLSPNGLLSRRLPSFHSRSSLSSSSSLVLKHAQGTSKSFDGGSRSLDRGKVHGNGAHLLNRSTDAVRDKESNDSWKGNADERADESTDSNADEKSNETTNNNSSETVSGFLYDMLQKEVISLRKSCHEKDQSLKDKDDAIEFLTKKVDTLNKAMGVEAKKVRREVAAMEKEVAAMRANKEQEIRANRLGTKNPGSSQLLPGRNAPRSGSMRNFQ